A genomic segment from Deinococcus humi encodes:
- a CDS encoding CarD family transcriptional regulator gives MKHSTFAPGDRVVLPPYGLGMIRGTCQRPVGEATHEYYEIQFSHTASRAYVPVAAPQSAGMRAALTENDLPELLARLQDSTLDLPHQWAARQRLVTEMLASGNPLELAVLTCKLRHWNVERGLPDLDRQAFRRAIKLLEQEVSGLADHNAVQVQRFLERAWNENPHNE, from the coding sequence TTGAAGCACTCGACCTTTGCACCCGGTGACCGTGTAGTGCTGCCACCTTACGGCCTTGGAATGATCAGAGGGACTTGCCAGCGGCCTGTAGGAGAAGCCACCCATGAATACTACGAGATTCAGTTCTCGCATACGGCCAGCCGCGCCTACGTCCCGGTGGCTGCGCCGCAAAGTGCTGGAATGCGCGCCGCACTGACCGAGAACGATCTGCCTGAATTGCTGGCCCGATTGCAGGACAGCACGCTGGACCTCCCACACCAGTGGGCCGCCCGCCAACGTTTGGTTACCGAGATGCTAGCTAGTGGCAACCCACTGGAACTGGCTGTCCTGACGTGCAAGTTACGGCACTGGAATGTTGAACGGGGACTTCCCGATCTGGACCGACAGGCTTTCCGGCGGGCCATTAAATTACTGGAGCAGGAGGTCAGTGGTTTGGCGGACCACAATGCTGTGCAAGTACAGCGCTTCCTCGAAAGGGCCTGGAACGAAAACCCCCACAATGAATGA
- a CDS encoding HU family DNA-binding protein: MAKSSKPAAKKPAAKGAPTRSASNKIAKTQIIDIVADKTSLNKKQAGEAVAAVLSSVVAALQGGQSVGLPGLGTLSVTQTAARTGVRPGTNQKITIPAGKKIRFKVASTLKGTL; encoded by the coding sequence ATGGCAAAGAGCTCCAAACCCGCCGCTAAGAAACCCGCCGCCAAAGGTGCGCCCACTAGGAGCGCAAGCAACAAGATTGCAAAGACCCAGATCATCGACATCGTAGCCGACAAAACCAGCCTGAATAAGAAGCAGGCGGGCGAAGCGGTGGCTGCAGTCCTCTCCAGTGTGGTTGCGGCCTTGCAAGGCGGTCAGAGCGTCGGCCTGCCTGGTCTGGGTACCTTAAGCGTCACGCAAACTGCGGCGCGGACGGGCGTTCGCCCCGGCACCAACCAGAAGATCACCATCCCCGCTGGCAAGAAGATCCGTTTCAAAGTGGCCAGCACCCTCAAAGGGACACTCTAA
- a CDS encoding HesA/MoeB/ThiF family protein → MTTGESRAQVLEEPLGQASQELSREELRRYSRQLLVPEWLEAGAQERLRSSSVLVVGAGGLGGPVVLQLAGAGVGRLVIADGDTVGVSNLHRQTLFTAADLGRPKAEIAAARAQALNPFVQVQTAPRLDSAGLDRLIPSMTLVADASDNFETRYAIADACMRAGREWVWGAAGGSSGMVSVFGPYLGLRDLFPTPGEGPSCEETGVLGPVPNLTGSLMAQEALKVLGGVGEALRGRLWTFEALSGQTRVLNLKSVKPTSS, encoded by the coding sequence ATGACCACTGGTGAAAGCAGAGCCCAGGTGCTGGAAGAGCCCCTGGGGCAGGCGTCTCAGGAACTCTCCCGAGAGGAACTGCGCCGTTACTCGCGGCAACTGCTCGTTCCGGAATGGCTGGAGGCCGGGGCACAGGAGCGGCTGCGGAGCTCAAGCGTACTGGTTGTGGGTGCGGGCGGACTGGGCGGCCCAGTCGTTCTGCAGCTGGCTGGAGCAGGCGTGGGGCGGCTAGTGATTGCAGACGGTGACACGGTAGGCGTGAGCAACCTGCACCGTCAGACCCTTTTCACGGCTGCCGACCTGGGCCGCCCCAAAGCCGAGATTGCGGCCGCCCGGGCGCAGGCGCTTAATCCCTTTGTTCAGGTCCAGACAGCGCCCAGACTGGACAGCGCTGGTTTGGACCGCCTGATTCCCAGCATGACGCTCGTCGCAGATGCCAGCGACAATTTCGAGACGCGCTACGCTATTGCCGACGCCTGCATGCGAGCCGGACGCGAATGGGTCTGGGGCGCGGCGGGCGGCAGCAGTGGCATGGTCAGCGTGTTTGGACCCTATTTGGGCCTACGTGACCTGTTCCCCACTCCAGGAGAGGGTCCCTCCTGTGAGGAAACAGGAGTCCTGGGCCCCGTCCCCAACTTAACCGGCAGCCTGATGGCTCAGGAAGCGCTCAAAGTTTTGGGTGGCGTGGGCGAAGCTCTGCGAGGAAGGCTCTGGACCTTTGAAGCGCTATCCGGGCAGACACGAGTCCTGAATCTCAAGTCAGTCAAACCGACATCATCTTAA
- a CDS encoding glycerol-3-phosphate acyltransferase — MLALLVAVLSYLLGSLVTGVLYSRAHGNDILGRDLPGGSGTYRQFGRNAAILVTAGDILKGALAVLLARALAPELTWLATLAVVLGHCYPLYFRFRGGGGIAPLMGALLVSAPLTLLGMLAVALALIPLYRVTLQGHLKLNAVPFATAVAVPVGLLLSLREGGLADLVAGGAAMAVRAIHLLAFPVAQGPKT; from the coding sequence ATGTTAGCCCTGCTGGTTGCCGTCCTGTCCTATCTTCTGGGGTCGCTGGTCACAGGCGTGCTCTATTCGCGGGCGCATGGGAACGACATCCTTGGGCGTGACCTGCCAGGCGGCAGCGGCACTTACCGGCAGTTCGGGCGTAACGCCGCCATTCTGGTGACCGCTGGGGATATCCTTAAAGGTGCGCTGGCCGTGCTGCTGGCCCGGGCGCTGGCCCCTGAACTGACGTGGCTGGCCACCCTGGCGGTGGTGCTAGGCCACTGTTACCCGCTGTACTTCCGTTTCCGGGGCGGCGGCGGCATCGCTCCCCTGATGGGTGCCCTGCTGGTGTCCGCTCCGCTGACCCTGCTGGGTATGCTGGCTGTTGCGCTGGCGCTGATTCCGCTGTACCGGGTGACCCTGCAGGGTCACCTGAAGCTGAATGCCGTCCCATTTGCGACCGCCGTCGCCGTGCCGGTGGGGCTGCTGCTGAGCCTGCGCGAGGGCGGTCTGGCCGATCTGGTTGCTGGGGGGGCGGCCATGGCCGTGCGGGCCATTCATCTGCTGGCCTTTCCAGTGGCACAGGGGCCTAAAACATGA
- a CDS encoding S1 RNA-binding domain-containing protein, whose protein sequence is MVYHVSHAFPRRTPLVQLDSGAVAEGRVTRVTDFGAFIQFENGETGLVHISQIAHSFVRNIHDHVREGENIEVKVLGRDERGRLDLSIKELLEEPEEVPRPRAIGRQSPQFEAKLRSFMRDAKERTTTGGPKKPGSGGKRKK, encoded by the coding sequence ATGGTGTACCATGTGAGCCATGCTTTCCCCAGGAGAACTCCTTTAGTGCAACTTGATTCTGGCGCGGTGGCCGAGGGCCGCGTAACCCGTGTGACCGATTTCGGCGCGTTTATCCAGTTCGAGAACGGTGAGACTGGCCTCGTCCATATCTCGCAGATCGCACACTCGTTCGTGCGTAATATCCACGATCATGTGCGGGAAGGCGAGAACATTGAGGTCAAGGTGCTGGGCCGCGATGAACGCGGGCGTCTTGACCTGTCGATCAAAGAACTGCTCGAAGAGCCCGAGGAAGTGCCGCGTCCGCGCGCCATCGGACGGCAGAGTCCACAGTTCGAGGCCAAGCTGCGCTCGTTCATGCGTGACGCCAAGGAACGCACGACGACTGGTGGCCCCAAGAAGCCGGGCAGCGGCGGCAAGCGCAAGAAGTAA
- a CDS encoding S1C family serine protease gives MKKNLSILALSGTLALGAFVGYGVNERSAAQSAASSSQNVQGQMVPALATPPQTPLNQNYDGGRARTESETNTVNVVKARQGGLVYVSVTEKADTASNPQAQLRQRMQEQMPFGFPFGDGNSPFGEGGDGSEGTPQPQTGTGSGFFVDSRGDIITNNHVVDGASEITIRVHGDKTEYKAKVIARAPDFDLALIRPEGLPKKLIQPIPLGDSSKLDVGLKAVAMGAPFGLDFSVSEGIISSLERTAPVGMQGIKQSLIQTDAAINPGNSGGPLLNSSGEVIGVNTQILTGGAGQSAGVGFAIPVNTVKKLLPQLQAGQGGVVQPPRMGIKFTDVSGLTDAQRQAAGLPKSGALVQEVVPGSPAANAKLQAGSNDSIKLTNPATGQTTTVSTDGDLITAVDGQPITDDNSLQSAILGKSLGDSVRLTVKRGGQTREVTVNLSDVTFPEPQAQQ, from the coding sequence ATGAAGAAGAATCTGTCCATCCTCGCCCTGTCAGGCACGCTGGCCCTCGGCGCGTTTGTGGGTTACGGCGTCAACGAACGGTCCGCTGCCCAGAGCGCCGCGTCCTCCTCGCAAAATGTTCAGGGTCAGATGGTGCCGGCCCTGGCAACGCCTCCTCAGACCCCACTAAACCAGAATTACGACGGGGGCCGCGCCCGCACCGAGTCCGAAACGAACACCGTGAACGTGGTCAAAGCGCGCCAGGGTGGGCTGGTCTACGTCAGCGTGACCGAGAAGGCCGACACCGCGTCCAATCCGCAGGCGCAGCTGCGTCAGCGTATGCAGGAGCAGATGCCGTTCGGCTTCCCGTTCGGCGACGGCAACAGCCCATTCGGTGAGGGGGGCGACGGTAGTGAAGGCACGCCTCAGCCCCAGACGGGCACCGGCAGCGGCTTTTTCGTGGACAGCCGGGGCGATATCATCACCAACAACCATGTGGTGGACGGGGCCAGCGAGATCACCATTCGTGTCCACGGCGACAAGACCGAGTATAAGGCCAAGGTCATTGCCCGCGCCCCTGATTTCGATCTGGCGCTGATCCGTCCTGAAGGTTTGCCGAAGAAGCTGATCCAGCCGATTCCGCTGGGCGACAGCAGCAAGCTGGACGTGGGCTTGAAAGCGGTGGCGATGGGCGCCCCCTTCGGTCTGGATTTCAGCGTTTCCGAGGGAATCATTAGCAGCCTGGAGCGCACAGCCCCGGTGGGGATGCAGGGCATCAAACAGAGCCTGATCCAGACCGATGCGGCCATCAACCCCGGGAACTCGGGCGGCCCGCTGCTGAACAGTTCCGGCGAGGTCATCGGCGTCAACACCCAGATCCTGACCGGTGGTGCCGGTCAGAGTGCGGGCGTGGGCTTCGCCATCCCGGTCAACACGGTCAAGAAGCTGCTACCCCAGCTCCAGGCCGGTCAGGGGGGCGTGGTGCAGCCGCCGCGGATGGGCATCAAGTTCACGGATGTCAGCGGCCTGACCGACGCGCAGCGCCAGGCTGCCGGCCTGCCCAAGAGTGGCGCGCTGGTGCAGGAAGTGGTTCCTGGCAGCCCCGCCGCCAACGCCAAACTTCAGGCGGGCAGCAACGACAGCATCAAGCTGACCAATCCGGCCACCGGCCAGACCACGACGGTTTCCACCGACGGAGACCTGATCACGGCGGTAGACGGTCAGCCCATCACCGACGACAACAGCCTGCAGAGCGCCATCCTGGGCAAGAGCCTGGGCGACAGCGTGCGGCTGACCGTCAAGCGCGGAGGACAGACCCGCGAGGTCACGGTCAATCTGAGCGACGTGACCTTCCCAGAGCCCCAGGCGCAGCAGTAA
- a CDS encoding YbjQ family protein yields the protein MEKLLITTTNELEGYRVTRQLGVVRGLTVRSRSVLGNLGASLQTILGGNITLYSELAEKARQEAYDLMVQHAQQRGANAVLAMRYDANEITDGVTEVLAYGTAVVVEPR from the coding sequence ATGGAGAAACTGTTGATCACCACCACCAACGAATTGGAAGGCTACCGCGTCACCCGCCAGCTGGGCGTGGTGCGCGGGCTGACCGTGCGCTCGCGTAGCGTGCTGGGCAATCTGGGCGCGTCCCTGCAGACCATTCTCGGCGGCAACATCACCCTTTACAGTGAACTGGCCGAGAAAGCCCGTCAGGAAGCCTATGACCTGATGGTCCAGCATGCCCAGCAACGCGGGGCCAACGCGGTGCTCGCCATGCGCTACGACGCCAACGAGATCACCGACGGTGTGACCGAGGTGCTGGCCTACGGCACGGCGGTCGTGGTGGAGCCGCGCTGA
- a CDS encoding [LysW]-aminoadipate kinase translates to MIVVKVGGSAGIDYDAVCADLAARWKAGERLILVHGGSGETNRVAEALGHPPRFVTSPSGYTSRFTDRETLEIFEMVYCGKINKGIVERLQRLGVNAVGLSGLDGRIFEGRHKDSVRAVENGKTRVLRGDHTGTVERVNTDLIELLLGAGYLPVLTPPASSYEGVAINVDGDRAAAALAVALKAEALLLLSNVPGLLRTYPDESSLIRQIPANDVETYLEFAQDRMKKKVLGAAEAVAGGVQRVIFGDARAGQPITAALSGAGTVVS, encoded by the coding sequence ATGATTGTGGTCAAGGTAGGCGGCAGCGCCGGGATCGATTACGACGCGGTGTGCGCCGATCTGGCGGCGCGGTGGAAGGCGGGCGAACGCCTGATCCTGGTCCACGGCGGCAGCGGCGAGACCAACCGCGTGGCCGAGGCGTTGGGACATCCCCCCCGGTTCGTGACCAGCCCCAGCGGGTACACCTCGCGGTTTACAGACCGCGAGACCCTGGAAATCTTTGAGATGGTCTACTGCGGCAAGATCAACAAGGGCATCGTGGAGCGCTTGCAGCGCCTGGGCGTCAACGCGGTGGGCCTGTCAGGGCTGGACGGGCGCATCTTCGAGGGCCGTCACAAGGACAGCGTGCGTGCGGTGGAAAACGGCAAGACCAGGGTGCTGCGCGGCGATCACACCGGGACGGTGGAACGGGTCAACACCGATCTGATCGAACTGCTGCTGGGCGCGGGCTACCTGCCGGTGCTGACACCGCCGGCCAGCAGTTACGAGGGCGTAGCGATCAATGTGGATGGCGACCGCGCCGCTGCCGCTCTGGCCGTGGCCTTGAAGGCCGAGGCCCTGCTGCTGCTGTCCAACGTGCCGGGGTTGCTGCGCACCTATCCGGACGAGTCCAGCCTGATCCGCCAGATTCCGGCGAACGATGTCGAAACCTACCTGGAGTTCGCCCAGGACCGTATGAAGAAGAAAGTGCTGGGTGCGGCAGAGGCTGTGGCGGGCGGCGTGCAGCGCGTCATTTTCGGGGACGCGCGCGCAGGGCAGCCCATCACGGCGGCGCTGAGCGGTGCGGGAACGGTGGTGTCGTAG
- the ispH gene encoding 4-hydroxy-3-methylbut-2-enyl diphosphate reductase, translating into MVERIYLAKPRGFCAGVVMAIGAVERAARTEEKPVTVYHSIVHNHTVVDRLERGHGVHFVENLDDISALPGGGETVVFSAHGISPLVRERARALGLSTIDATCPLVTKVHTEAKKYAREGYTILLIGDSAQHQEVIGTSGEAPDNTILVGVLGKSGEGLHDPHTVTVPDPDKLVVLTQTTLSVDDTRRTVDILKARFPRLIVPPSEDLCYATKNRQDAVKAIAPNVDAFLVLTSTHSSNGMRLLELAADTCGRAERLETVADLADLDLESVRSVGITSAASTPDDLVQAVVAHFRALNPDLQVIEEGEWENIEFREPKKILPGQPLPRTMG; encoded by the coding sequence ATGGTTGAGCGCATCTACCTCGCCAAGCCGCGCGGCTTCTGCGCGGGCGTGGTCATGGCGATTGGCGCGGTGGAACGGGCCGCTCGGACCGAGGAGAAACCCGTGACGGTCTACCACTCGATTGTCCACAACCACACTGTGGTGGACCGGCTGGAGCGCGGCCACGGCGTGCATTTCGTGGAGAATCTGGATGACATCTCGGCCCTTCCAGGCGGCGGAGAAACGGTGGTGTTCTCCGCGCACGGCATCAGCCCGCTGGTGCGTGAGCGGGCCCGGGCGCTGGGGCTGAGTACCATCGACGCCACCTGCCCGCTGGTCACCAAGGTCCACACCGAGGCCAAGAAGTACGCCCGCGAGGGCTACACCATCTTGCTGATCGGCGACAGCGCGCAGCATCAGGAGGTGATCGGCACGAGTGGCGAGGCGCCCGACAACACCATCCTGGTGGGCGTGCTGGGCAAGAGTGGCGAGGGGCTGCACGACCCCCACACGGTCACCGTACCGGATCCCGACAAACTGGTGGTCCTCACCCAGACCACCCTGAGCGTGGACGACACGCGGCGCACCGTGGACATCCTCAAGGCCCGCTTCCCAAGGTTGATCGTGCCGCCCAGCGAGGACCTGTGCTACGCCACCAAGAACCGCCAGGACGCGGTCAAGGCCATCGCGCCCAACGTGGACGCTTTTCTGGTGCTGACCAGCACGCACTCCAGCAACGGCATGCGCCTGCTGGAACTGGCCGCCGACACCTGCGGCCGGGCCGAGCGGCTCGAAACCGTGGCCGATCTGGCAGACCTCGATCTGGAGAGCGTGCGGAGTGTAGGCATCACCAGCGCCGCCAGCACGCCCGATGATCTGGTGCAGGCGGTAGTGGCCCACTTCCGCGCCCTGAATCCGGACTTGCAGGTGATCGAGGAAGGCGAGTGGGAAAACATCGAGTTCCGCGAGCCCAAAAAAATTCTGCCGGGGCAGCCCCTGCCGCGCACGATGGGCTGA
- a CDS encoding phospholipase D-like domain-containing protein: MPVRAMRCLLVLGAVAWGSWGQGATLPLFLRPVLPAAPANRPACASPTDPLEVALWQVVTANGQPDLSCDNVFTGFLRTPRGPGTPLDAYQITASEVVNARNEVLLANMEWNAGPGHPGWTFVQAVAELYGRVRADPSAYPHGMTVRVLLGGFPDLLHPDGKRQPLALLDDLLRLGVPLQDARVGWTLTLLNYRYFPHSHVKLHIIDGRDLTVAGYNYTDWHLPSSEPGGHGLHDLGLRMSGPVAQSGVATFDDLWRHSSQLRCPDAVTRETAAARCRLTPPDPVTHPAAAREAVAAGHARAFMLYRRPGSDEADRAHLALLGATQRQLDLMQADFGPTMNCWGAYLNPQGCGPETWPVYLTAVLEAIRRGVHVRLLTVDYGTGAAANRSGVTLLRQELRHLGLQDRFEARYVTFNMHSKALTVDRRMVVVGSMNFHFSSWGQLGLAEAALATADPAAVSEQEASFETVWQTASRPVPDEWWLKNVVPEPAPGP; the protein is encoded by the coding sequence ATGCCTGTTCGTGCCATGCGTTGCCTGCTGGTGCTCGGAGCCGTGGCCTGGGGCAGCTGGGGGCAGGGGGCAACATTGCCCCTCTTTCTGAGGCCAGTTTTGCCTGCTGCGCCCGCCAACCGGCCCGCCTGCGCCTCGCCCACGGACCCGCTGGAGGTGGCGCTGTGGCAGGTGGTCACGGCGAACGGTCAACCAGACCTGAGCTGCGACAATGTCTTCACCGGCTTCCTGCGAACGCCACGCGGTCCCGGCACACCGCTGGACGCCTATCAAATCACGGCCAGTGAAGTGGTCAACGCCCGGAATGAGGTGCTGCTGGCCAACATGGAGTGGAACGCTGGGCCAGGGCATCCCGGCTGGACCTTCGTGCAGGCGGTGGCTGAGCTGTACGGGCGGGTCCGGGCCGATCCCTCAGCCTACCCGCACGGCATGACCGTGCGGGTGCTGCTGGGCGGCTTTCCGGATCTTCTCCACCCGGACGGCAAACGGCAGCCCCTGGCGCTGCTGGACGATCTGCTGCGGCTGGGCGTGCCACTACAGGACGCCCGTGTGGGCTGGACCCTGACCCTCCTCAACTACCGCTACTTTCCCCACAGCCACGTCAAACTGCACATCATCGACGGAAGGGATCTGACGGTGGCCGGGTACAACTACACCGACTGGCACCTGCCCTCCTCCGAGCCGGGGGGCCACGGTCTGCATGATCTGGGGCTGCGGATGAGCGGGCCAGTAGCGCAGAGCGGCGTGGCCACCTTCGACGATCTGTGGCGGCACAGTTCACAACTGCGCTGCCCGGACGCCGTGACGCGGGAGACGGCAGCGGCGAGGTGCCGGCTGACGCCCCCGGATCCGGTGACCCACCCAGCAGCCGCACGGGAGGCTGTCGCTGCCGGCCACGCGCGAGCCTTCATGCTCTACCGCCGTCCCGGCAGCGATGAGGCGGACCGCGCCCACCTGGCCCTGCTGGGCGCGACGCAGAGACAACTCGATCTGATGCAGGCCGATTTCGGACCCACGATGAACTGCTGGGGGGCTTACCTGAACCCGCAGGGCTGCGGCCCGGAGACCTGGCCCGTGTACTTGACCGCTGTGCTGGAAGCGATCCGGCGCGGAGTGCACGTTCGGCTGCTGACCGTAGATTACGGAACGGGTGCGGCGGCCAACCGCAGCGGTGTCACGCTATTGCGTCAGGAACTGCGGCACCTGGGCCTCCAGGACCGCTTCGAGGCCCGTTATGTCACCTTCAACATGCACTCCAAGGCACTCACGGTGGACCGCCGGATGGTGGTAGTCGGCAGCATGAATTTTCATTTCAGCTCCTGGGGTCAGCTCGGGCTGGCCGAGGCCGCGCTGGCGACAGCCGATCCCGCAGCAGTGTCGGAGCAGGAAGCCAGCTTCGAGACCGTCTGGCAGACGGCCAGCCGCCCCGTTCCGGACGAATGGTGGCTGAAGAACGTGGTTCCTGAGCCGGCACCGGGACCATGA
- a CDS encoding glycerol-3-phosphate acyltransferase, translating to MLFLSALLLLVAFLVGSLPLGYLLLSRAGVSTRLSNAHNLGVENMLRLVGPGLATASALLDAGKGLLAVLMASSLGLAEVTVLAALAAYLGHLHPPNALYAPLYGTVPPRGRGNLVLLGVLAGVAVTGAVPLWAAALPVVVYAGVTGYWGYISAATLAGLLAFAVVMALLPIGVPAKLAALGLLIAAGWRFKENIGRMLDGTEPKLGDEVPLAGKRGDEVVAAFMIHPMTLENFWSARRFAWMKPLVERGVISERTVRQMAENLRPMKVGELRGIRTPEGQSIRCYLLSSPLLPDVFDTQPELATRRAIEGARLAHELGAEVFGLGAFWSVVGNKGVDVQAAVPEITVTNGGAYTSGTIKAAIPGILRHFESEGRDLRAATAGIVGANGVVAFGIARTIAPQVGKIIMLGRNMDKLERSAATLRRANKDTEIVTTTDYAALKTADLIFSATSDPQPVIFAQHVKPGTWIFDEGRPADVDESVASVPGVRIIPGGVVRPPGGMTTAIDLQFGEGAVPACLAETLIIAATGEHHRKSLGPQTMSENINFFVDQAARLGFEVVD from the coding sequence ATGTTGTTTCTGTCGGCCCTGTTGCTGCTGGTGGCCTTTCTTGTGGGCAGCCTGCCGCTGGGTTATCTGCTGCTCAGCCGCGCCGGGGTCAGCACGCGCCTGAGCAACGCCCATAACCTGGGCGTGGAGAATATGCTGCGGCTGGTGGGACCGGGGCTGGCGACGGCCTCAGCGCTGCTGGACGCGGGCAAGGGTCTACTGGCGGTGTTGATGGCCTCCAGCCTGGGCCTTGCGGAAGTCACCGTGCTGGCGGCGCTGGCGGCGTACCTGGGACACCTGCATCCGCCCAATGCGCTGTATGCACCGCTTTACGGCACCGTGCCGCCGCGTGGGCGCGGGAATCTGGTGCTTCTGGGGGTCCTGGCCGGTGTGGCAGTCACCGGTGCGGTGCCGTTGTGGGCAGCGGCCCTGCCGGTGGTGGTCTACGCGGGCGTCACCGGCTACTGGGGGTACATCAGCGCGGCCACGCTGGCCGGACTGCTGGCCTTCGCGGTCGTGATGGCACTGCTGCCTATCGGCGTTCCGGCCAAATTGGCGGCGCTGGGGCTGCTGATCGCGGCAGGCTGGCGCTTCAAGGAGAATATCGGGCGCATGCTCGACGGCACCGAGCCGAAGCTCGGCGACGAGGTGCCGCTGGCCGGAAAACGCGGCGACGAGGTGGTCGCCGCCTTCATGATCCACCCCATGACCCTGGAGAACTTCTGGTCTGCCCGCCGTTTCGCGTGGATGAAACCGCTGGTGGAACGCGGCGTGATCAGTGAACGGACGGTCCGGCAGATGGCCGAGAACCTCCGCCCCATGAAGGTAGGCGAGCTGCGCGGCATCCGCACGCCGGAGGGTCAGAGCATCCGCTGCTACCTGCTGTCCAGCCCTCTGCTTCCGGACGTGTTCGACACGCAGCCGGAACTGGCGACACGGCGTGCCATCGAGGGAGCGCGGCTGGCGCACGAGCTGGGAGCGGAGGTGTTCGGCCTCGGCGCTTTCTGGTCGGTGGTGGGCAACAAGGGCGTAGACGTGCAGGCCGCCGTGCCAGAGATCACGGTGACCAACGGCGGCGCGTACACCTCCGGAACCATCAAGGCCGCCATCCCAGGCATCCTGAGGCACTTCGAGTCCGAGGGCCGTGACCTGAGGGCCGCCACCGCCGGAATCGTGGGGGCGAACGGGGTGGTGGCTTTCGGCATCGCGCGAACCATCGCTCCGCAGGTGGGGAAGATCATCATGCTGGGACGCAACATGGATAAGCTGGAGCGCAGTGCCGCCACCCTGCGCCGCGCCAACAAGGACACCGAGATCGTCACCACCACCGACTACGCCGCGCTGAAGACGGCGGACCTGATCTTCTCGGCCACCAGCGATCCGCAGCCGGTGATCTTCGCGCAGCACGTCAAACCTGGCACCTGGATTTTCGACGAGGGCCGCCCGGCGGACGTGGACGAGAGCGTGGCCAGCGTGCCTGGTGTGCGGATCATTCCCGGCGGCGTGGTGCGCCCACCCGGTGGTATGACCACCGCCATCGACCTGCAGTTCGGCGAGGGTGCGGTGCCCGCCTGCCTGGCCGAGACGCTGATCATCGCCGCCACCGGCGAGCATCACCGCAAGAGCCTGGGACCGCAGACCATGAGCGAGAACATCAATTTTTTCGTGGACCAAGCCGCGCGTCTCGGCTTTGAGGTGGTGGACTGA
- the pdxY gene encoding pyridoxal kinase PdxY: protein MTVSSSATAQPPLNVLSIQSWVSYGHVGNAAAVFPLQRLGIEVWAIHTVQFSNHTGYGAWTGAVFPPEQIAELVDGIEARGTLGSCAGVLSGYMGSGGTVAAVVEAVRRVREANAGALYCCDPVMGDVGRGVFVRPELPELIAAQALTAADILTPNQFELELLSGREVRTLQDALEAAHSLRERLHAGGPRIVVVTSLVREDAPEDQIETLAVTDTGAWLCRTPLLPLDPPRNGTGDTIAALFFGHYLQRRDVATALSLSMSALYGLLKQTHEAGSREILLVAAQEEFGQPSQVFDAEKIA, encoded by the coding sequence ATGACAGTCTCCAGCTCGGCCACCGCCCAGCCACCACTCAACGTCCTGAGCATTCAGTCGTGGGTCAGCTACGGCCATGTCGGCAACGCTGCCGCCGTGTTCCCCTTGCAGCGGCTGGGCATCGAGGTCTGGGCCATCCACACCGTGCAGTTTTCCAACCACACCGGGTACGGCGCGTGGACCGGAGCCGTGTTTCCCCCGGAGCAGATTGCCGAACTGGTGGATGGCATTGAGGCGCGCGGCACGCTGGGCAGTTGCGCGGGCGTGCTGAGCGGTTACATGGGTTCAGGCGGCACCGTGGCGGCAGTGGTGGAGGCGGTGCGGCGGGTTCGCGAGGCCAATGCGGGGGCGCTGTACTGCTGTGATCCGGTGATGGGGGACGTGGGACGCGGCGTGTTCGTGCGCCCGGAATTGCCCGAACTGATCGCGGCGCAGGCGCTGACGGCCGCCGACATCCTGACGCCCAACCAGTTCGAGCTGGAACTGCTGAGCGGGCGGGAGGTCCGGACCCTGCAAGACGCGCTGGAGGCCGCCCACAGCCTGCGGGAGCGGCTGCACGCGGGCGGGCCGCGCATCGTGGTCGTGACCAGCCTGGTGCGCGAGGACGCGCCGGAAGACCAGATCGAAACGCTGGCCGTCACGGACACCGGGGCGTGGCTGTGCCGCACGCCGCTGCTGCCACTGGACCCTCCACGCAACGGCACCGGGGACACGATCGCCGCCCTGTTCTTCGGTCATTACCTGCAGCGCCGGGACGTGGCGACAGCGCTGAGCCTGTCAATGAGCGCGCTGTACGGCCTGCTCAAACAGACCCACGAAGCGGGCAGCCGCGAGATCCTACTGGTGGCCGCACAGGAGGAGTTTGGACAGCCTTCTCAAGTTTTCGACGCCGAGAAAATCGCTTGA